The DNA segment TCGGAAGTAGTCGCGCAGAACATCGAGTTCCTTGAAGCGAAATCGGGTGCAGCTGCACCGATGGACAGACCGAGCAGCACTTCGACAAAAGCAAGTTCTTTTGGTAGCGAGGTCTTCCCTGAAGAAGAAATACCATTTTAAAGGGAGGTTATTTCATTGAGACGTGAAAGAGGCAGAAAGCCGAAGAAAAAAGTTTGCAGCTTCTGTGTTGATAAAGTAGAAGCTATCGATTATAAAGACGTACCGAAACTTCGCCGTTACATTACGGAACGTGGTAAAATCTTACCGCGCCGTATCTCCGGTAACTGTGCG comes from the Selenomonadales bacterium genome and includes:
- a CDS encoding 30S ribosomal protein S18, which produces MRRERGRKPKKKVCSFCVDKVEAIDYKDVPKLRRYITERGKILPRRISGNCAKHQRQLTVAIKRARNIALLPFTAE